A portion of the Paucilactobacillus hokkaidonensis JCM 18461 genome contains these proteins:
- the glmM gene encoding phosphoglucosamine mutase, whose product MDLKYFGTDGVRGVANQELSPELAFKLGRTGGYVLTQHSQRKQPQVLVSHDTRISGQMLEEALVAGLLSVGIEVLRLGVVTTPGVAYLVRAQEADAGVMITASHNPIQYNGIKFFGSDGFKLSDELEAEIEKLLDAKTDELPRPAAEGLGKVSDYREGSLKYTQFLEQTVSGDLSGLKIAVDAANGATSGFVSSIFADMDVDFDTIGTSPDGLNTNLNVGSTHPEALQEFVVAQKAQLGVAFDGDGDRCIAVDENGAIVNGDKIMYICGKYMNERGRLKKDTVVTTVMSNLGMYKALEAAGMTSVKTKVGDRYVVEEMLKNGYNLGGEQSGHIVFLDFNTTGDGMLTALQLLSVVKQTGKPLSELAQEVTEYPQELVNITVKDKQAALKNEALLEIIAQVEKDMNGDGRVLVRPSGTEPLLRIMAEAPTKEEVHGYVERIATVARKEL is encoded by the coding sequence ATGGATTTAAAATATTTTGGTACTGACGGTGTTCGCGGTGTTGCAAACCAAGAGTTAAGCCCCGAACTAGCATTTAAGCTTGGCCGTACTGGTGGATATGTGTTAACACAACATTCACAAAGAAAACAACCACAAGTGCTTGTATCGCATGACACTCGAATTTCTGGTCAGATGCTTGAAGAAGCACTTGTGGCTGGTCTGTTATCAGTTGGAATTGAAGTGTTAAGATTAGGGGTTGTTACTACCCCAGGTGTGGCCTATTTAGTGCGAGCACAAGAAGCGGATGCCGGCGTGATGATTACGGCTTCGCATAACCCAATCCAATACAATGGGATTAAATTTTTTGGCTCAGATGGATTTAAATTATCTGATGAACTGGAAGCTGAAATTGAAAAGCTGCTTGATGCAAAGACAGATGAATTACCACGTCCAGCAGCTGAAGGTTTAGGTAAAGTATCTGATTACCGTGAGGGTTCCCTGAAGTATACTCAATTTTTGGAACAAACTGTTTCTGGGGATTTAAGTGGCTTAAAAATTGCAGTAGATGCTGCTAATGGTGCTACGAGCGGATTTGTTTCATCAATATTTGCAGATATGGATGTGGATTTTGACACGATCGGAACTTCTCCAGATGGACTGAACACCAACTTGAATGTGGGCTCGACTCACCCAGAGGCATTGCAAGAGTTTGTGGTGGCTCAAAAGGCACAACTGGGAGTTGCCTTTGATGGTGATGGAGATCGTTGTATTGCAGTAGATGAAAATGGTGCGATTGTTAACGGCGATAAGATCATGTATATTTGCGGAAAATATATGAATGAGCGTGGTCGTCTCAAAAAGGATACGGTTGTGACAACCGTCATGAGTAATCTAGGCATGTATAAGGCACTCGAAGCTGCTGGGATGACAAGTGTAAAGACTAAGGTTGGAGATCGCTATGTCGTCGAAGAAATGCTCAAAAATGGTTACAATTTGGGTGGAGAGCAATCTGGACATATTGTATTTTTAGATTTTAATACAACCGGTGATGGAATGTTAACGGCACTTCAGCTATTGTCAGTGGTTAAGCAAACGGGTAAACCATTGTCAGAATTGGCACAAGAAGTAACCGAATATCCACAGGAACTAGTCAATATTACTGTAAAGGATAAACAGGCGGCGTTAAAAAATGAAGCCTTACTCGAAATTATTGCACAAGTAGAAAAAGACATGAACGGGGATGGCCGTGTTCTGGTCCGGCCTAGCGGCACAGAACCACTGCTAAGAATAATGGCAGAAGCGCCCACAAAAGAAGAAGTTCATGGTTACGTGGAACGAATTGCCACAGTGGCAAGAAAGGAACTGTAA
- a CDS encoding CdaR family protein translates to MKNNKNRVGLFNSRWFVRIITLILAILLFAYVNGSKLDNVRHGSDNGKNSILTSNKKKTISMPLELNVNSDRYVVTGYPQNVKIAINGPSALVTTTANTQNFKISADLTALGAGKHKITLKPSGLNSDISYQIDPKTITVDIQKRKTVTVPVNVVLSQKKVADGYKLGKATASAQTATITGSVDEVSKVDRVIASVNVTNDSKKDINKRVTLQAVDQKGNTVSVVITPQTTNVVVPITSDDDSSSSSSSSS, encoded by the coding sequence ATGAAAAATAATAAGAACCGTGTTGGTTTATTTAATAGTCGCTGGTTCGTCCGGATTATCACGCTAATTCTTGCTATCTTGCTATTTGCGTATGTAAATGGCAGTAAATTGGATAATGTGCGTCATGGATCTGATAATGGTAAAAATTCGATTTTGACGTCCAACAAGAAAAAAACTATTTCAATGCCGTTAGAACTAAATGTTAATAGTGATCGATATGTTGTCACTGGATATCCACAAAATGTTAAAATAGCAATTAATGGTCCCTCGGCACTGGTAACGACCACTGCTAATACTCAGAATTTTAAAATTTCTGCTGATTTAACTGCATTGGGCGCTGGTAAACATAAAATAACGCTTAAACCATCAGGATTAAACAGCGATATCAGTTACCAAATTGATCCCAAAACAATCACTGTCGATATTCAGAAACGTAAGACAGTTACCGTTCCGGTTAATGTTGTTTTGAGTCAAAAGAAAGTTGCTGATGGATATAAATTAGGCAAGGCGACTGCATCGGCACAGACTGCAACAATTACTGGTTCTGTTGATGAAGTTAGTAAGGTGGATCGAGTAATTGCATCGGTGAATGTCACTAATGACTCAAAAAAAGATATTAACAAACGGGTTACTTTACAGGCAGTTGATCAAAAGGGCAATACAGTTAGCGTGGTTATTACGCCACAAACAACTAACGTGGTAGTTCCAATTACAAGTGATGACGATTCGTCAAGTAGTAGTTCAAGCTCATCATAG
- the cdaA gene encoding diadenylate cyclase CdaA, producing MAFSWGDILTWQNVIRLIDIGVVWLLIYEVMMLVRGTRAVQLFRGIIVIVVVKLVSWYVGLSTVSWIMDQVINWGVIAIVVIFQPEIRRGLEHIGRGTVFTRNQRENEQEEALVSQLDQALQYMSKRRIGALITIQMETGLEEYIETGIVMDADVSGALLINTFIPNTPLHDGAVIIKDNRIAVAAAYLPLSESNLIPKELGTRHRAAVGISEVTDALTIVISEETGEISITKDNELLRSMTQDDYLKFLRDQLYSHEVENRNPIAEFIEGIFNKGGRHNEK from the coding sequence ATGGCATTTAGTTGGGGTGATATCCTCACATGGCAAAATGTTATTCGTTTAATTGACATCGGTGTTGTGTGGTTACTAATTTATGAAGTAATGATGTTAGTACGTGGTACGCGAGCTGTACAATTATTCCGCGGGATTATAGTAATTGTCGTGGTTAAGCTGGTCAGCTGGTATGTTGGTCTAAGCACTGTTTCTTGGATCATGGACCAGGTTATTAACTGGGGAGTAATTGCAATTGTAGTAATTTTTCAGCCAGAAATCCGTCGTGGCCTAGAACATATTGGTCGTGGTACTGTTTTTACACGTAATCAACGCGAAAATGAACAAGAAGAAGCATTGGTTAGCCAGCTTGACCAAGCACTGCAATATATGTCGAAACGTCGAATTGGGGCGCTGATTACAATCCAAATGGAAACCGGTTTGGAAGAATATATTGAAACTGGAATTGTGATGGATGCTGACGTTTCAGGGGCACTCTTGATTAACACCTTTATTCCTAATACTCCATTGCATGATGGTGCTGTAATTATCAAGGATAATCGAATTGCTGTAGCAGCGGCTTATTTGCCTTTATCTGAAAGCAATCTAATTCCAAAAGAGTTAGGTACCAGGCATCGTGCTGCTGTCGGGATTAGTGAAGTGACCGATGCGTTAACAATTGTTATCTCAGAAGAAACTGGTGAAATTTCAATTACCAAGGATAACGAATTACTGCGAAGTATGACGCAAGACGATTATTTAAAATTTTTGCGTGATCAATTGTATTCACACGAAGTAGAAAATCGTAATCCAATCGCTGAATTTATTGAAGGTATCTTTAATAAAGGAGGTCGACATAATGAAAAATAA
- a CDS encoding DUF1361 domain-containing protein gives MLFVKAPFGFLILNTFLGYLPIELSFQLLRVKNVRSLFFLLILLIWLLFYPNAPYVLTDLFHLSLLHPHNLTTGLLKSDPQMWLDFAFLVISALSCSLIGILQLNKICHLLATKMTPQLPGASVIYPLIFAFLSSIGIYMGRFLRIHSLYMLLTPTWFIKQIGSMWSINMWLFTLILTVVQLVLYWIVVEIRKTDLD, from the coding sequence ATGCTCTTTGTTAAGGCTCCATTTGGTTTTCTTATATTAAATACATTTCTCGGCTATCTTCCAATTGAACTTTCATTTCAATTGTTGCGAGTTAAGAACGTACGGTCATTATTCTTTTTACTTATACTATTAATTTGGCTATTATTTTATCCAAACGCCCCGTACGTTCTAACGGATCTATTCCATCTTTCCTTACTGCATCCCCATAATCTCACTACTGGTTTATTAAAATCCGATCCACAAATGTGGCTTGATTTTGCTTTCTTAGTCATCAGTGCTTTGAGCTGTAGCCTAATTGGGATCTTACAACTAAATAAAATTTGCCATCTTTTAGCCACAAAAATGACGCCCCAGTTACCTGGCGCGTCGGTCATTTATCCACTAATTTTTGCTTTTTTATCAAGTATCGGCATTTATATGGGGCGCTTTTTAAGAATCCACTCACTATATATGTTACTAACGCCAACCTGGTTTATTAAGCAGATTGGCAGCATGTGGAGCATCAATATGTGGCTATTCACATTAATATTAACCGTTGTTCAATTAGTCTTATACTGGATCGTAGTTGAAATTAGAAAAACTGATCTGGACTAA
- a CDS encoding Na+/H+ antiporter produces the protein MPILEAVIFLVVLVLVSNIFGHYIKKVPVSLIQIGLGLLVALLFDVEIPLETNWFLLLFIAPLLFNDGRNFPRRELWKLRGPIFANAILLVFVTTILGGYLIYLFVPRIPLLVAFALAAILSPTDPVAVQSIAKRAKLDDSILHLVSGESLINDASGLIGFKYAVAAVTTGYFSATQAVGDFTYTAVVGLISGLVVVVLIQLLRDLLHNQGINDVVFNVVFKIMTPFIVYLCAEELFHASGVIAVVAAGVFSNTRESNVVEELPELRLVTERTWDLVVYLLNGIVFVILGIELPIAMRAALRSGDINNLTAIFYVVVVWLVILLLRVGWIYTFELYQRFIGKKKRKVSLKSAFLAGLSGVRGAITMAGVLSVPITIKSGAPFPERSLMLFIAAGVIILSMVVAAIMLPLISKTDFSFLTRGSEPDQVDELMEDDDDEPDKYQHLSESDAKYFLMQLAIQTVEENRREDNQRAAYDLILNYQVIMRRLQLNSQSDEMLKEMLEQEVKLRQVAFAGERNALIKMLNKKVITNSDYYSALRRIDHLEQRLSHEFNSPTNWWTIRRVRLLTRGMWHAIYWWLSNKDEDVKKRKMIDRETAKAAIKALSKYAEVAKDDGVEVSRQAIYHLIVGYRNRIERIKHPKSKSADTYQEQLGILRIKALSSQRNGIVQLLEGHRIGRSTAQKLQAYVNYSENVVMLTTEEE, from the coding sequence TTGCCGATTTTAGAAGCAGTCATTTTTTTGGTGGTCCTAGTATTAGTTTCAAATATCTTTGGTCACTACATTAAAAAGGTACCAGTTAGTCTGATTCAAATTGGATTAGGGCTGTTGGTGGCACTGCTATTCGACGTTGAAATTCCACTCGAAACAAACTGGTTTTTACTTCTGTTCATTGCCCCATTGTTGTTTAACGATGGACGTAATTTTCCCCGCCGAGAGCTGTGGAAGCTGCGGGGACCGATCTTTGCTAACGCAATTTTACTGGTGTTTGTTACCACGATTTTAGGTGGTTACTTAATTTATCTATTTGTTCCCCGAATCCCACTGTTGGTTGCTTTCGCGCTTGCAGCCATTTTATCGCCAACTGATCCTGTAGCGGTACAATCAATTGCCAAACGAGCAAAGTTAGATGATTCCATCCTCCATTTGGTTAGTGGAGAAAGTCTGATTAACGATGCATCTGGATTGATTGGATTTAAATATGCTGTTGCCGCCGTTACAACCGGATATTTTTCTGCCACGCAGGCAGTTGGCGATTTTACATATACTGCAGTTGTCGGTTTAATTTCAGGCCTTGTAGTGGTGGTTTTAATTCAGTTATTACGTGACTTATTACATAATCAAGGTATTAATGATGTTGTCTTTAACGTCGTTTTTAAAATTATGACGCCATTTATCGTTTATCTATGTGCAGAAGAATTGTTTCATGCGTCAGGTGTTATTGCGGTGGTTGCGGCCGGTGTCTTTTCGAATACGCGGGAAAGTAACGTCGTGGAAGAATTACCGGAATTACGACTAGTTACAGAGCGTACGTGGGATCTGGTCGTATATTTGTTGAACGGTATTGTGTTTGTTATTTTGGGGATTGAGTTACCAATTGCCATGCGGGCTGCATTACGCAGTGGTGACATTAACAATTTAACTGCCATTTTTTATGTAGTGGTCGTTTGGCTTGTTATTTTACTATTGCGTGTTGGCTGGATTTACACATTTGAACTATATCAACGGTTTATCGGTAAGAAAAAACGTAAAGTTAGTTTGAAGTCTGCCTTTTTAGCAGGTCTTTCCGGTGTTCGCGGGGCAATCACGATGGCCGGGGTGTTATCCGTTCCAATCACCATCAAAAGTGGTGCACCATTTCCGGAACGATCACTAATGCTCTTCATTGCGGCCGGGGTTATTATTTTAAGTATGGTTGTGGCGGCAATAATGCTGCCATTAATTTCTAAGACGGATTTTTCATTTTTAACACGAGGTAGTGAGCCAGACCAAGTGGATGAATTAATGGAAGATGACGACGATGAACCAGATAAATATCAACATCTCAGCGAGAGTGATGCTAAATACTTTTTAATGCAGTTAGCAATTCAAACTGTGGAAGAAAATCGACGAGAGGATAATCAGCGAGCGGCTTACGATTTGATTTTAAATTATCAAGTAATAATGCGTCGGTTACAGCTTAATTCACAATCAGATGAAATGTTAAAAGAAATGCTGGAACAAGAAGTTAAACTGCGACAAGTTGCATTTGCAGGAGAACGGAATGCACTCATCAAAATGCTTAATAAAAAAGTAATCACCAACAGTGATTACTATTCGGCACTTCGGCGAATTGATCACCTAGAGCAACGATTGTCGCATGAATTTAATTCGCCAACTAATTGGTGGACAATCAGGCGTGTGAGATTACTAACACGCGGAATGTGGCATGCAATCTATTGGTGGCTAAGTAATAAGGATGAAGATGTAAAAAAACGCAAGATGATTGACCGTGAAACTGCTAAAGCAGCAATCAAGGCATTATCAAAATATGCAGAGGTTGCTAAAGATGACGGCGTTGAAGTAAGTCGCCAAGCAATTTATCATTTAATTGTCGGGTATCGTAATCGGATTGAGCGCATTAAGCATCCCAAGTCTAAGTCAGCTGATACTTATCAAGAACAGTTAGGCATACTACGAATTAAGGCGCTAAGTTCACAACGTAATGGAATTGTACAACTACTAGAGGGCCATCGAATTGGGCGCAGTACAGCTCAAAAATTACAAGCCTACGTTAATTATTCTGAAAATGTAGTGATGCTAACAACTGAGGAAGAATAA
- the murB gene encoding UDP-N-acetylmuramate dehydrogenase, whose product MLTNLETEFTNVKILANAALADYTNTDTGGPADWLAFPTTIAEVKELVVYAQQHNLPTTVIGNASNLIVSDGGISGLVIILTAMKDILVSGERVTAQAGAAIISTAEAACQASLSGLEFAAGIPGSVGGAVFMNAGAYGGEIKDALESATVLTAAGKVEVLTNEELEFSYRHSSIQEHQGEIVLAATFKLSAAPFNEIRAQMDDLNARRAAKQPLEWPSCGSVFKRPTGYFAGKLIHDSGLQGYTSGGAQVSTKHAGFIINVGGGTATDYLNVIKHVQATVLTKFGVHLETEVRIIGRRRDELN is encoded by the coding sequence ATGCTAACCAACCTAGAGACTGAGTTCACGAATGTTAAAATTTTGGCTAACGCAGCGTTAGCTGATTATACAAATACTGACACTGGTGGGCCAGCTGACTGGCTTGCTTTTCCGACAACGATTGCCGAGGTCAAGGAACTGGTTGTTTATGCACAACAGCATAATTTACCAACCACTGTTATTGGTAATGCGAGCAATTTAATTGTTAGTGATGGCGGTATTTCGGGATTAGTTATCATTTTAACGGCAATGAAAGATATTTTAGTTAGTGGTGAGCGAGTAACTGCTCAAGCAGGAGCAGCTATAATTAGTACTGCAGAAGCTGCATGTCAGGCTAGTTTGAGCGGTCTTGAATTTGCTGCAGGAATTCCTGGCAGTGTGGGTGGAGCAGTTTTTATGAATGCAGGAGCTTATGGTGGTGAAATAAAAGATGCCTTGGAATCGGCAACTGTTTTAACTGCTGCCGGTAAAGTAGAGGTTCTGACCAATGAAGAACTGGAATTTAGCTATCGGCACAGCAGTATTCAGGAGCATCAAGGTGAAATTGTTTTGGCGGCAACGTTTAAGTTGTCTGCAGCGCCATTTAATGAAATCAGGGCTCAAATGGATGATTTGAATGCTCGCCGAGCAGCTAAACAACCGTTGGAATGGCCATCTTGTGGAAGTGTCTTTAAGCGGCCAACTGGTTATTTTGCCGGTAAATTAATTCACGATTCTGGTTTACAAGGATATACAAGTGGCGGCGCACAAGTTTCAACCAAACACGCAGGGTTCATAATTAATGTTGGCGGTGGTACAGCGACTGATTATTTGAATGTTATCAAGCATGTGCAAGCAACAGTCTTAACTAAATTTGGTGTTCACTTAGAAACTGAAGTCCGAATTATTGGACGCAGACGTGATGAATTAAATTAA
- a CDS encoding exodeoxyribonuclease III yields the protein MKLISWNVNGLRAAVKHDFVSTFNNLNADFFCIQETKLQAGQIKLDLPGYHQFWNYAQKKGYSGTAIFAKQEPLNVTYGMDIEDYDTEGRIITLEYANFYLVTCYTPNSGQQLKRLDFRGLWDDAFKGYLNSLAANKSVLVCGDLNVAHETIDIKNPQSNHHSAGFTDQERQQFTKLLTSGFTDTFRHFYPEETGRYSWWSYRFSARDRNAGWRIDYFLSSNDLIDQLQDAQIHSEIFGSDHCPVELDVDL from the coding sequence TTGAAATTAATTTCGTGGAATGTCAACGGACTGCGGGCAGCGGTCAAACATGACTTTGTCTCTACTTTCAACAATTTGAATGCTGACTTTTTCTGTATTCAAGAAACTAAATTACAGGCTGGTCAAATCAAATTAGATTTACCTGGTTACCATCAGTTTTGGAACTACGCTCAGAAAAAAGGATATTCAGGCACCGCTATTTTTGCTAAGCAAGAACCCCTTAATGTTACTTATGGCATGGATATTGAAGACTATGACACTGAAGGACGAATTATTACGCTAGAATATGCTAACTTTTATTTAGTAACATGTTATACGCCTAACTCGGGACAACAGCTTAAAAGATTGGACTTTCGTGGACTATGGGACGATGCTTTTAAAGGCTATCTCAATTCATTAGCAGCTAACAAAAGCGTTCTAGTCTGTGGCGATTTGAACGTAGCACACGAAACAATCGATATTAAAAACCCACAAAGTAATCATCATTCGGCCGGTTTTACTGACCAAGAACGCCAGCAATTCACTAAATTATTAACCAGTGGTTTTACAGATACCTTTCGTCATTTTTATCCAGAAGAAACTGGTCGTTACTCGTGGTGGTCCTATCGATTTAGTGCCCGTGATCGGAATGCTGGCTGGCGGATTGACTACTTTTTGAGCTCCAATGATCTAATTGATCAACTGCAGGATGCACAAATCCACTCTGAAATTTTTGGTTCTGATCATTGTCCAGTTGAATTAGACGTTGATCTTTAA
- a CDS encoding 3'-5' exonuclease yields the protein MNFVAMDFETASAKRYSACSLALTIVRNDQIVDEFYSLINPQTDFSWRNTKIHGITEEDVADAPTFPTVWEHVGNFYDRNKLVIAHNAPFDNGVLKSCLDHYDLTQPIYQTLDTVRTSRKFFPEFPNHKLNTVCDQLEIELAHHHNALDDSQACANILLYQEQHFGVEPLKSFVKLYS from the coding sequence ATGAACTTTGTAGCCATGGATTTTGAAACTGCTAGCGCCAAACGGTACAGTGCCTGCTCTCTTGCTCTGACAATTGTCCGTAATGATCAAATTGTCGATGAATTTTATTCATTGATTAATCCCCAAACTGATTTTAGTTGGCGTAATACCAAGATTCATGGTATTACCGAGGAAGACGTTGCGGATGCACCTACATTTCCAACTGTTTGGGAACACGTGGGTAACTTCTATGATCGCAACAAACTAGTGATTGCACACAACGCTCCATTTGATAACGGAGTTTTAAAGAGTTGTTTAGATCACTATGATTTAACACAACCAATCTATCAAACACTAGACACGGTTCGAACTAGCCGTAAATTTTTCCCTGAGTTTCCAAATCATAAATTAAATACCGTCTGTGACCAACTTGAAATTGAACTGGCACATCATCATAATGCATTGGATGATAGTCAGGCCTGTGCCAATATTTTATTATATCAGGAACAGCATTTTGGCGTTGAACCATTAAAATCATTCGTGAAACTATATAGTTAG
- a CDS encoding GNAT family N-acetyltransferase, whose translation MDDEISLEIAEPDDAAKVLSLLRLLRVETEMFSVSADFERLTVDQEKHNLAQINDTTDNLVLLAWYHAEPIGIATVAKTTADISAGEVGIAIEKKYWHQGVGTFMMDEILNWGVNFSSLKKLVLTVVSENKNAIKLYQKMGFTTIKTIKVKNDHDKILPALLMEYKI comes from the coding sequence ATGGATGATGAAATTAGCCTTGAAATTGCTGAGCCTGATGATGCTGCTAAAGTTTTATCACTATTGCGGCTATTAAGAGTCGAGACCGAAATGTTTTCGGTCTCAGCCGATTTTGAGCGACTGACTGTTGATCAGGAAAAACATAATTTAGCTCAAATTAATGACACTACTGATAATTTAGTTCTATTAGCATGGTATCATGCTGAACCAATTGGGATTGCAACCGTTGCTAAAACTACTGCAGATATCAGTGCTGGCGAGGTTGGCATTGCAATTGAAAAAAAGTATTGGCATCAGGGAGTTGGAACTTTTATGATGGATGAAATTCTAAACTGGGGCGTCAACTTTAGTTCACTGAAAAAGTTAGTTTTAACAGTTGTGAGTGAAAATAAGAATGCAATCAAGCTGTATCAGAAAATGGGATTTACAACGATTAAAACAATCAAAGTTAAAAATGATCATGATAAAATTTTGCCAGCATTGTTAATGGAATATAAGATTTAA
- the tsaE gene encoding tRNA (adenosine(37)-N6)-threonylcarbamoyltransferase complex ATPase subunit type 1 TsaE has protein sequence MKVELTSSEATIELGKLVAKQLNAGDVVVLDGDLGAGKTTFTKGLALGLGIHTVIKSPTFTIIREYQEGRLPLYHMDVYRLENGGGSDLGLEEYFDSDGVSVVEWAQFIADELPVDYLAIKFERTDNDDTRILSFEAHGEHFKHLILELSKHNG, from the coding sequence ATGAAAGTAGAATTAACAAGTAGTGAAGCTACAATTGAATTAGGAAAACTAGTTGCAAAACAGTTAAATGCTGGTGATGTGGTTGTACTCGATGGTGATTTGGGTGCAGGTAAGACCACATTTACAAAGGGATTAGCTTTGGGATTAGGGATTCATACAGTAATTAAAAGTCCAACGTTTACAATTATTAGAGAGTATCAAGAGGGTCGACTGCCGTTATATCACATGGATGTTTATCGTCTTGAAAATGGCGGTGGTTCAGATCTTGGCTTAGAAGAATACTTTGATAGTGATGGTGTCAGTGTTGTTGAGTGGGCGCAATTTATTGCTGACGAATTGCCAGTTGACTATTTGGCAATTAAGTTTGAACGGACGGACAACGATGATACCCGAATTTTATCATTTGAGGCACATGGTGAACATTTTAAGCACCTTATTTTGGAGTTGAGCAAACATAATGGATGA
- the pta gene encoding phosphate acetyltransferase, translating to MDLFSGLAAKIKGQNKTIVFPEGEDERVLGAAIRLQRDGLLTPVLLGKQAEIEATAKKNNLDVSNVQIIDPGSYPAEDKQAMLDSLVERRKGKNTPEQAAKMLQDVSYFGTMLVYMHKVDGMVSGAVHPTGDTVRPALQIIKTKPGNKLISGAFIMQKGDQRFVFADCAINLELDAQAMANVSIQSAATARLFDIDPKVALLSFSTKGSAKGDMVTKVAEATKLAHELDPELPLDGELQFDAAFVESVGAQKAPDSAVAGHANVFVFPDLQSGNIGYKIAQRLGGFEAIGPILQGLNAPVSDLSRGCNEEDVYKVSLITAAQAVE from the coding sequence ATGGATTTATTTTCAGGTTTAGCAGCAAAGATTAAAGGACAAAATAAGACAATCGTTTTCCCAGAGGGTGAAGATGAGCGTGTTTTAGGTGCCGCAATTCGACTTCAACGAGATGGATTGTTAACTCCAGTACTGCTGGGTAAACAGGCTGAAATTGAGGCGACAGCAAAGAAAAATAATTTGGATGTAAGTAATGTTCAGATTATTGATCCTGGCAGTTATCCCGCTGAGGATAAGCAAGCTATGTTGGATTCATTGGTAGAACGCCGTAAGGGTAAGAATACTCCTGAACAGGCTGCTAAAATGCTGCAGGATGTTAGTTATTTTGGTACGATGTTGGTTTATATGCATAAAGTTGACGGTATGGTTTCTGGTGCTGTGCATCCAACTGGTGACACAGTTCGACCAGCTTTACAGATTATTAAAACTAAACCAGGCAATAAATTAATTAGTGGTGCCTTTATTATGCAAAAGGGTGACCAACGCTTTGTCTTTGCCGACTGTGCAATTAACCTTGAGTTGGATGCTCAGGCAATGGCAAATGTGTCTATTCAAAGTGCAGCTACGGCGAGATTATTTGATATTGACCCCAAGGTTGCTTTATTGAGTTTTTCAACAAAAGGTTCTGCTAAGGGAGATATGGTCACAAAGGTTGCTGAGGCAACGAAATTGGCTCACGAATTGGATCCTGAATTACCTCTTGATGGCGAATTACAATTTGATGCAGCTTTTGTTGAGAGTGTTGGGGCGCAAAAGGCTCCTGACTCAGCTGTGGCTGGACATGCCAATGTTTTTGTATTTCCTGATTTACAGTCTGGTAATATTGGCTACAAGATTGCACAACGCCTAGGTGGGTTTGAAGCAATTGGACCAATCTTACAAGGCCTAAATGCTCCTGTGTCAGATCTTTCACGGGGATGTAATGAAGAAGATGTTTATAAAGTTTCGTTGATTACAGCTGCTCAGGCGGTTGAATAA
- a CDS encoding uracil-DNA glycosylase, whose translation MKPFIHNDWWDVLQPEFNQAYYATLHNFLISEYEHQTIYPEMHHIFEAFEWTPFHEVKVVILGQDPYHGPHQAHGLSFSVLPGVKIPPSLQNIYKELQTDLGFKPVNHGYLEKWAKQGVLLLNSVLTVRDGQAFSHRGKGWEQLTDAAIAALSKRDEPVVFILWGKAAQAKIELINTKTNIVLQSPHPSPFSANRGFFGSRPFSKTNEALKAMGETPIDWQLPEHVEVDDTDIAN comes from the coding sequence ATGAAACCATTTATCCATAATGACTGGTGGGATGTCTTACAACCCGAATTTAATCAGGCTTATTATGCCACTTTGCACAACTTTTTGATTAGCGAGTACGAACATCAAACGATCTATCCAGAAATGCATCACATTTTTGAGGCGTTTGAATGGACTCCTTTTCATGAAGTCAAGGTAGTTATTTTAGGTCAAGATCCATACCATGGACCGCATCAAGCACATGGTTTGAGTTTTTCGGTGTTACCAGGTGTCAAAATACCGCCATCGTTACAAAATATTTATAAAGAACTCCAAACTGATTTAGGATTTAAGCCTGTTAATCACGGCTATCTCGAAAAGTGGGCCAAGCAAGGCGTTTTATTGCTAAATTCTGTATTAACGGTTCGAGACGGGCAAGCTTTCTCTCATCGTGGTAAGGGATGGGAACAGCTAACTGATGCTGCAATTGCAGCATTGTCAAAACGTGATGAGCCCGTAGTATTTATTTTGTGGGGTAAAGCGGCACAGGCGAAAATTGAGTTGATTAATACAAAAACTAATATTGTATTGCAATCACCTCATCCAAGCCCGTTTTCAGCAAATCGTGGATTCTTTGGTTCCAGACCATTTTCAAAAACTAATGAAGCACTCAAGGCAATGGGAGAGACACCAATTGATTGGCAACTGCCAGAACACGTGGAAGTTGACGATACAGATATCGCAAATTAA